AATAGGAACTTCCGAGCGTCAGGTAGTCCCGAAACGACACACCGCTCGTTGGTGTCAGATTGATAACCATGCCAGAAATCCCGCTTTGACTGCGTCTTTGCCCCGTTTCGAGATAGACCGAGGTCCCCGAAGAGACGTTGCAATTGCCGAGCCTGGCTAGCCGAAGACGGCCACTGGCTTTCTCGACGAGGGATTGCGGGCTGTCAGCGCAAAAGAAAAGCCGCCGGAGCAGAGCCGGCGGCTTATAGAGAGAAGAGATAGAGGCAACCGAGCGAAGCGGCGGTCCTACCTGTAGTCCTTCAATCGTCAGGTATTCATGGAATCGAAGAACTCGCCGTTGGACTTGGTCTGCCGCAGCTTGTCGAGCAGGAACTCGATGGCGTCGACCGTGCCCATCGGATTGAGAATCCGCCGGAGCACGTAGGTCTTCTTGAGGATATCGGCCGGCGTGAGCAGCTCCTCCTTGCGCGTGCCGGACCGGGTGATATCCAGCGCCGGGAAGACCCGCTTGTCGGAAACCTTACGGTCGAGAATGATCTCCGAGTTGCCGGTGCCCTTGAACTCCTCGAAGATCACTTCATCCATGCGGCTTCCGGTGTCGATGAGGGCTGTCGCGATGATCGTCAACGAACCCCCTTCTTCGATATTGCGAGCCGCGCCGAAGAAGCGCTTGGGCCGTTGGAGCGCGTTTGCGTCCACACCGCCGGTCAACACCTTGCCGGAAGAGGGCACGACGGTGTTGTAGGCGCGGCCAAGGCGAGTGATCGAGTCGAGCAGGATGACCACATCGCGGCCATGCTCGACCAGGCGCTTGGCCTTCTCGATCACCATTTCCGCAACCTGCACGTGGCGCGCAGCCGGCTCGTCAAAGGTCGAGGAAATGACCTCGCCCTTCACGGAGCGCTGCATGTCGGTGACTTCCTCAGGGCGCTCATCGATGAGCAGAACGATGAGGTAGCACTCGGGATGATTCGTGGTGATTGACTGGGCGATATTCTGCAGAAGCACCGTCTTGCCGGTACGTGGCGGCGCCACGATGAGGGCGCGCTGGCCTTTACCGATCGGAGAGACAATGTCGATGATTCGCGCCGAGTAGTCCTTCTTCGTCGGATCCTCGATCTCCAGGCGCAACCTTTCATCGGGATAGAGCGGCGTCAGGTTGTCGAAGTGAACCTTGTGCCGGATCTTCTCCGGATCCTCGAAATTGATCGTGTTGACCTTGAGCAGCGCGAAATAGCGCTCGCCTTCCTTGGGACCACGAATAGGTCCTTCGACGGTGTCGCCGGTCCTGAGTCCAAAGCGGCGGATCTGCGACGGAGAGATGTAAATGTCATCCGGGCCCGGCAGATAGTTGGAATCGGACGACCGGAGAAATCCGAATCCGTCCTGAAGCACCTCGACGACGCCCTCGCCGATGATCTCAATTTCACGCGCAGCAAGCTGCTTCAAAATCGCAAACATCAATTCCTGTTTGCGCATGATGCTGGCGTTCTCGACTTCGAGCTCCTCGGCTGAAGTCAAAAGCTCGGTCGGCGTCTTGGACTTGAGGTCCTGAAGCTTGATCTCCCGCATGGAGACTCTCTCAAAATGTAAGGGGCGTGCCTGGGGAAGGCCGGCCACGGAAAGAAGGGGAACTAACAGGTAGAAGGGCAGCGGCTAGGGATTAACGAGCTACCGGGGAGAGGCGTCGCGTGGCAGGGATCCACGCCATCCGCCAACCTGTTTCAAGGAAGGATGGGATTTCCATATCCGTTTTTGAAGAGGCTCTCAAGCCCCGGTATCACGGCTTCAAAAAGGTTTGACCACGACGAGGATCACAATACCGATCATCAGAACAGTCGGTATCTCGTTCACAATACGATAGAATCGCGCCGTGCGCTTGCGGATGTCGCCCGCTAGCCTGCGCTGTTCGCCAGCAAAAAAACCGTGAATGCCAGACAGAAAAAGAACCAGAAGAAGCTTCCCGTGAAGCCAGCCCGATGAAAACCAGCCTCCGCTATAGGCTATGTAGAGACCGGATATCCACGTCGCGCCCATTGCGGGATTGATGATCGCCTTCAAGAGGCGGCGCTCCATGACCTTGAAGGTCTCCGACCTCTCGGAACCGACCGGCGAATCCGCGTGGTAGACGAAAAGGCGCGGCAAATAGAGCATACCCGCCATCCAGGCGATGACAGAGATAACGTGGAAGGCTTTGATCCATTCGTACATGAGGATCAGCCTAACCCGTCACGCACCCGCTTGACGAGCCTTTCCACATGCGGAATCGGCGTCTGCGGCAGAATGCCATGGCCGAGATTGAAGACATGAGGACGCCCGCGGAAGGCACCAAGGATCGCGTCGATCGCATGATCGAGGGCATCCCCACCTGAGAGCAGAACCCCGGGGTCGAGGTTGCCCTGTACCGGGCGGATAGCCTGAACGTCACGCGCGCGGTCCAACGCCACTCCTTGGTCCAGGCCCACCGCGTCGACACAGCTTTCTGCAGCGAACAGCGGGTAAAAGCGGCCACTCCCCTTCGGAAAGCCGATAATCAGGGCCTTGGGAATCTCCGAGCGGACGCCCTGCACAATTCGGCTGATCGGCTCGAGGCACCATCGACGGTAGAGGGCTTCATCCCTGACGAGCGCGCCGGCCCAGCTGTCGAAGATCTGGACGGCGTCGGCGCCAGCTTTCAGCTGGTTGACCAGATATCGAGTCGATTGCGCGACAAGGAGGTCGATGATCTCGGCAAAGAGCTCAGGCTGCTGGGCAGCGAGATCGAGAGCAGGAGCTTGGTCCGGCGTGCCTCTGCCTGCAACCATATAGGTCGCAACCGTCCAAGGCGCCCCGCAGAAGCCGAGTAGCGCCGTTTCGCTTGGTAAGGCCGCTCTCACCCGGGCGACCGTCTCGAGCACGGCACCGATCTTCTCGGGATCGAGATCCGTGCGCAGCGCTGCGACATCCGCAGGCGTTGTAACCGGCTTTAGCCGTGGTCCCTCTCCCTCGACAAACCACAAGTCCTGCCCAAGGGCGTGCGGAACAACGAGAATATCGCTGAAGAGGATGGCGGCATCGAAGCCGAAGCGGCGAATGGGTTGAAGTGTGACCTCCGTGGCCAGGCTCGGCGTATAGCAGAGGTCAAGAAACGATCCCGCTTCAGCACGCAAGGCACGATATTCCGGGAGGTACCGGCCAGCTTGGCGCATCATCCAGAGAGGGGGAGGGGTCATTGCCTCTCCGGCGAGCGTTTTAAGAATCGGGGAGGCCGAGCTTTCGGAGGCTTGCAGGACGCTGGTCACACCATCTCTCTCTTCAAATCTAATCTTATTTTAGAGTCTAGATTCTGTTGTTTCTACTGGTCAGGGCATGACGCATGCGCCAGTCCCGTCCACAACCAGTCCCCAGATTGCTCGCGCGGTATGGCCGGGGAACGGCGGCCAGGCGAGGCGCCGCATATCTTAACAAACCGTTAATCTTCATGGTTTGTTAACGATTGCGGCGCGATTGAGTCGACGCTGTCCCCGCTTGCGTCGAATGACCCGGCCGGAATCCATCCATAGGAGGCTGGCTGTTGATCGCTTCGACCACTCAAGCCACAGTGTGGCGTCGGGTCTGGATACAGGCGGGGGTTCTCCACAGTCGTCAACGCTTCATCCACTTGGCTGTTAGATGACTTGGCATGGCTCCATCCGCTGGGCCCGCCGCAGGAAGGTTGGGAAAAACACTTGAGTCGCAGCTACTTCCATATTCATCTCGTATCCGATTCGACGGGTGAGACGCTCATTGCGGTCAGCCGTGCTGCGGCCGCCCAGTACGAAGGGATCTCGGCGATCGAGCATGTCTATCCCTTGGTGCGGTCGAAAGCGCAGCTGGAACGGGTCATCGCGGAGATCGATGCCGCGCCGGGCATCGTGCTCTATACCCTGGTCGAACCGGACCTGGCGGCAATGTTGGAAGCGGCCTGCGCAGCCGCGAGTTCTCCTTGCCTCCACGTCCTGGATCCCGTCCAGCGGCTGTTCGAATCATACCTCGGCATGGCGTCGCAAGCGCGTCCAGGCGCCCAGCACACGCTGAACGCGGACTATTTCCGGCGCATCGAGGCGATGAATTTCACGTTGATGCATGATGATGGGCAAATGGCCGATGACGTAGATGCGGCGGATGTCGTGCTGCTCGGCGTCAGCCGGACGTCGAAGACGCCGACCAGCATTTATCTGGCGAACCGAGGCATCAAGACAGCTAACATTCCACTGGTGCCGGGTGTTCCCGTGCCGCCGCAGGTGATGGAAGCACGCAAGCCCTTGATCGTCGGGCTGATCGCGACACCGGAACGCATTGTCGAGATCCGTCGCAACCGTCTTCTCAGCCTGCGTGCGGACGAGGATTCGGACTATGTAGACCGGGATATGGTAGCGGAGGAAATCGCTCAGTCGCGCCGGTTGTGCTCACGGAACAATTGGCCCGTGATCGATGTGACGCGTCGTTCAATTGAGGAGACGGCCGCGACGATCATCGAGCTGCATCGCGACCATCGTTTGAAGTTTATCGCGCTATGACATCGACCAACCTGTGGCTTTCGCCTGATGCGCTGATTCTTGCGTCGACGAGCGCGACGCGGCGCTCACTTCTCAGCGCGGCGGGGATTCTCCTGGAAACGGACGATCCAGCTGTCGATGAACGTGCCGTTGAGGCACCGCTCAAAGCGGCCGGCGCGTTGCCGCGGGATGTCGCACTGGCCCTTGCTCGTGCCAAGGCCCTGGCCGTCAGCCAAAATCATTCAAAACGGCTGGTGCTCGGGGCTGACCAGACGTTGGATTGCGAGGGGCGATCCTTCTCAAAGCCAGGGAATATGGAAGCCGCGCACCGCCAATTGATGGACCTGGCCGGTCGCACGCATCATCTGCATGCCGCAGCGGCCCTGGCCCGCGACGGTGAGATCGTCTTTGAGACGATTGCGAGCGCTGCGCTTACCATGCGCCCCATAGACGCGGCATTCGTCACACGCTATCTCGCGACGGCAGGGGAGGCAGTGACTCGCAGCGTGGGTGGCTATCAGCTGGAAGGCCTCGGTATCCACCTGTTTTCAGCGATCACCGGGGATCATTTTACCATTCTCGGCTTGCCCCTGCTTTCGATTCTTCCGGCGCTGCGCCGCGAAGGCGTTCTTGCTTGATAGGAAGCGACCGATGTCAGCCACCCTGCCCAAGGCCTGTGTTATTGGCCATCCCATCGGTCATTCCCGCTCACCGCTCATCCATGGCCATTGGCTTCACGAGCATGGGTTGGCCGGCGCCTATGAGAAGGTGGATGTGGCCCCGGACGATGTTGCTGCCTTTGTGATGAATTTGAGCGAACACGGCTACGTCGGTGCGAATGTCACGGTCCCCCATAAAGAAGCCGTCATTCCGCACATCACACATTTGAGTGATACGGCCGTGGCTCTTGGTGCCGCCAACACGCTCTGGCTGAACGAGGACGGCGAACTCTGCGGCGACAACACCGATGTCGCAGGCTTTCTCGGCAATCTCGACGAACATGCGCCCGGCTGGGATGCCCGCACCGAGGTTGCCTTGGTGTTGGGCGCCGGTGGTGCGGCCAAGGCGGTAGTCTATGCGTTGTTGACCCGGGGTGTCCAGCGTGTGGTGATCGCCAATCGCAGCCTCGGCCGAGCTGAGGCACTGGCGGAACGCTTCAAGGGATCATCCAATGGCCGGGTAGAGGTGACGCCTTGGCAGGATCTCGACAAGCTCCTGCCGCACACGAAGCTTCTCGTGAACGCTACCTCCCTCGGCATGTTTGGCCAAGACCGTCTCGCGATCGACCTGTCCGGCTTGTCCGTCAACGCCGTCGTCAACGATATCGTGTATGTTCCCCTTGAGACCGAGCTTCTTGCTCAGGCACGGGCGCGCGGCATTCTGGGCGTGGATGGCCTTGGCATGCTTCTCCACCAGGCGGTGCCGGGTTTTGAGCGCTGGTTCGGTATACTGCCGCGCGTTACGCCCCGGCTACGGGAACATATCGAGGCGGACGTCCTTCGACAGTATCCGACGACGTGAGCGGCATGACGTTCATTCTAGGCCTCACCGGCTCCATTGGCATGGGCAAGTCAACGACTGCCGCAATGTTCAAAGCGCGGGGGATACCCGTTCATGATTCCGACGAGGCGGTCCACCGGTTATATCAGGGTGCGGCCGTACCGCTGATAGAAGCGGCTTTTCCGGGCACCACGACTGATGGAGTAGTCGACCGCGCCAAGCTCGGTGCGATCGTCATTGGTCATCCCGACCGGATGGCACGGCTCGAACAACTCATTCATCCGCTTGTCCGCGCCGACAGGGATGCCGTGCTCGCGGAGGCGCGGCGTTCCGGAGCCGCGCTGATGGTCTTTGACATTCCGCTGCTCTATGAGACCGGGGCGGAGAAGGATTGTGACGCGGTTTTAGTGGTGACGGCGTCACCGGATATTCAGCGCGCGCGTGTTCTGGCTCGCCCCGGCATGACACCCGAACGATTTGCGATGATTCACGTGAAACAACTCCCGGACGCTGAGAAGCGGAGAAGAGCGGATTTCATTGTGGACACCGGCCTCGGGCTTGCGGAGGCGGAGGCACAGGTCGACGCGATCATTGCTAGAATCAGGGCTCGGACAAGCGAGCGGCGGGGTGACTGAATGCGTGAAATCGTACTCGACACGGAAACGACCGGCCTCGATCACCTGACCGGAGACCGCATTGTCGAGATCGGAGGCGTGGAGCTCATCAACCATTTGCCGACGGGCCGCACTTTCCACAAATACATCAATCCCCAATATCCGGTCGCCCCGGCTGCCTTCGACGTGCACGGCCTTTCGAACGAATTTCTCTCCGACAAGCCGCTGTTCCAGGACGTGGCAGCGGAATTCATGGAATTCATCGCGGATGCCCGTCTTGTGATTCACAACGCGGCCTTCGATGTCGGCTTCCTCGATTCCGAACTCACGCGTCTCGGCTTTCCACGCATAGAAGCGGCCAATGTCGTCGACACATTGATGTTGGCGCGCCGCAAACACCCGGGCGGGCAAAACAGCCTCGACGCCTTGTGTTCACGCTATGGCATCGACAATTCTCGTCGCACGAAGCACGGCGCCCTGCTCGATTCAGAAATCCTGGCGGATGTCTATCTGGAGCTCATTGGCGGGCGGCAAACGGATCTCGGCCTGGCCGTGGCCGGTGCGGCGCGTGCAGCCATCACCCTCGTTGAAGGCTCCCTGCGCGCGATGCAACGGCCGGAACCGCTTGCCTCGTTCTTGACCGATGCCGAACGAGAGGCTCATCGCAGTTTTGTGACTGGCTTAGGCGAGGCCGCTATCTGGAGGCGCTACGGGCTTACGTCTGAGGCTTAAGCTGAAGCGCCAGCTTGTCGGGCCACTTAGTAGCGGTGAGCGCCGCCAGCCCCGGCCAAGCCCCACGCTTGGACGGGGCGAGTAGAGCGGGCATTCCTCGAAGGAAATGCCCGGGAAATGATCAGGCCTGCGCGGCCGGCTGCTGCGGCTGCACTTCCGCCAGCTTCTGGCGGTAGAGCGCGGCGAAGTCGATCGGATCGATGAAAAGGGGCGGGAAGCCGCCGTTGCGGACGCTGTCCGCCACGATCTGCCGGGCAAACGGGAAGAGGAGGCGCGGGCACTCGATCATGACAGTCGGGTGCAGATGCTCCTGCGGGATGTTGCGCAGGCGGAACACGCCGCCATACACGAGCTCGAAGACGAACAGGACGTCGTTGCCGATGGTGGCCTTGCCTTCAAGGGTGAGGTCGACCTCGAAGTCTGTCTCCGCGAGCTGGTTGGCACCGACATTGACCTGGATCGAGATTTCCGGGCCCTGCTGCTGCGGCGTCAGAGAGCGCGGGGCGTTCGGGTTCTCGAAGGACAGGTCCTTGATGTATTGTGCGAGAGCGTTCAGCGAAGGCGCCGTATCAGTCGGGGCGCCAGTGCCGTTGGTTGAGGTGTCGGTCATGACGAAACTTCTCCGGATGGACGGATGATGGAAAGCGGGGTTCCGGAAGGCATCCGCGCTCCCCGGACCAGGACTCGTCGACCGGCGACGGATCCCTGTCGGAGCCGGGCCGTTCTGAACGGATACCGAAGCCTTGCAATGTTCCCAGCTTCAGTCGCTGGGGGCTAACATGGAAGCCGGTCACCGACAAGGCACCATAGTCCCAATCCCGCGTCCTTGTGAGCTAGCCATCTCTTGTTTGCCGCAACAGTGGATGTTACGAGCGCAAGGCCCCATATCTACGAAGCGGTATCGGACAAGGATGGTCTTTGTGGCTATGAATCGAACCGTGGGACTTGACGCCGGGGAACGAGCACGAGACGACTGATAGCCATGCAAGACGGTTTCGACGTAACGACTATAGTCTTCCTCGCGCTCGCGGTGTTCGTGATCTGGCGCCTCCGTTCGGTGCTCGGCCAGCGCACCGGTAATGAGCGTCCCCCGCAGGATCCTTTCGCCCGTCGCGATCCACCGATGAAGCCCGCCAACGGAAGTGCGAACGGTGATAATGTCGTGCGCCTGCCGGGCGCGGCGAACGACACGGGCCTCGGCGGCGAGGGCAACCCGAATCGCTGGAAAGGCATCGCCGAGCCAGGGACACCGCTGGCGGCCGGACTTGATGGCCTGGTGCGCGTCGAGCCGAGCTTCAATCCGCAGGAATTCCTGGCGGGCGCCAAGATGGCCTACGAAATGATCGTGATGGCCTTTGCTCAAGGCGATCGTAAAACCCTGAAGGGCCTTCTCTCGAAAGAGGTGTTCGAAGGCTTCGATCGTGAAATCGGAGAACGCGAAAAGCGGGGCGAGAAGATCGAGACCACCTTCGTCTCGATCGACGGCGCCGATCTTCTTGCCGTGGATCTCAAGGGCAAGCTTGCGCAGGCGACGGTGCGCTTTACCTCGAAACTCATCACGGCCACGCGTGATGCCTCGGGCACCGTGGTAGACGGCAGCGCCGAGACGGTTGTCACGGTCACCGATGTCTGGACCTTCGCGCGCACCCTCGGCGGCCGCGACCCCAACTGGCAACTGGTCGCGACTGAAGCGGCACAGTAGCGGGTCCGGCACGGTGCGGCGCGGCATCGGATACGGATTCGGGCAGACCGGTGTGTTAAAGCGCTTTCTGCTCGCGCTCTCGGCGGGCGGAATTCTCACCTTCGGCGGGCTGTTGCCTGCCTTTTCGGCGCCACCCACTGAGGTTGGCGGGGCACGGCTGGAGCCCGTTCCTTTTGAGACGCTGGGCGGCTGGCGTAGGGATGACCACAGAGCCGCCTTCGCGACGTTTCGACGATCCTGCGAGGCGATCCAGAAAAGCGGTGACCAACAGCGGTGGATCACGCCATCGTCGTCCGCGCTGATCGGGATTTGCCAGCGCGGCTTGAAGCACCCTCCGAAAACCCGATCTGCGGCGCGCAGGTTCTTCGAACAGAACTTTGCAGCCTTCCGGATAGTGACACCAAAAGGCTCAGGCTTCCTGACGGGCTATTTCGAGCCCGAGTATCGCGGGCGATTGCAGCCGGACGACCTCTTCTCAACGCCGCTTCTCGGCCGCCCTGCCGACCTCATTACCTTCGCTGATGGGGAGCGTCTGCCCGCGCCGCACACGGCGCTTACGGCTGCCCGGCGCACAACGAGCGGCGCTCTCGAGCCTTATCCGGACAGGGCAGCAATCGAGGATGGTGTGCTCGGCCCCAAGGCGCAGCCGCTCGTTTACCTTGACCCGATCGACGCCTTTCTTGCCCATGTTCAGGGGTCGGTTCGGGTCCGAATCGACGATGGCCGCATTATCCGGCTCGCCTACGCCGCCCGCAACGGACATCCCTACAGTTCGCTCGGCCGCATGGTGGCTCTTGAGACAGGCCTGCCACCCGCAGAGCTCAACACGCCCAAGCTCGTGGCTTGGCTCAAGGCCAATCCGGATGCCGGACGGCGCCTGATGCGGCAGAACCGTTCGTATATTTTCTTTCGCGTCGCGAATGAGCTCGATCCGAAGCGTGGGCCTCTTGGTGGGTCATCCGTCCAGCTCGTGCCGGGGCGCAGCCTCGCGATCGATCGGAACCTTTGGTCCTATGGTCTACCGTTCTGGATCGATGCGGAGCTGCCGCAGCCGGACGAAAGCACGAAGCCGTTCCAGAAGTTGATGATCGCGCAGGACACGGGCTCGGCCATACTCGGGCCAGCGCGGGGCGATATTTTCTTCGGGAGTGGTCCTGCAG
This portion of the Chelatococcus sp. YT9 genome encodes:
- the rho gene encoding transcription termination factor Rho, whose product is MREIKLQDLKSKTPTELLTSAEELEVENASIMRKQELMFAILKQLAAREIEIIGEGVVEVLQDGFGFLRSSDSNYLPGPDDIYISPSQIRRFGLRTGDTVEGPIRGPKEGERYFALLKVNTINFEDPEKIRHKVHFDNLTPLYPDERLRLEIEDPTKKDYSARIIDIVSPIGKGQRALIVAPPRTGKTVLLQNIAQSITTNHPECYLIVLLIDERPEEVTDMQRSVKGEVISSTFDEPAARHVQVAEMVIEKAKRLVEHGRDVVILLDSITRLGRAYNTVVPSSGKVLTGGVDANALQRPKRFFGAARNIEEGGSLTIIATALIDTGSRMDEVIFEEFKGTGNSEIILDRKVSDKRVFPALDITRSGTRKEELLTPADILKKTYVLRRILNPMGTVDAIEFLLDKLRQTKSNGEFFDSMNT
- the hemJ gene encoding protoporphyrinogen oxidase HemJ, whose translation is MYEWIKAFHVISVIAWMAGMLYLPRLFVYHADSPVGSERSETFKVMERRLLKAIINPAMGATWISGLYIAYSGGWFSSGWLHGKLLLVLFLSGIHGFFAGEQRRLAGDIRKRTARFYRIVNEIPTVLMIGIVILVVVKPF
- the hemE gene encoding uroporphyrinogen decarboxylase: MQASESSASPILKTLAGEAMTPPPLWMMRQAGRYLPEYRALRAEAGSFLDLCYTPSLATEVTLQPIRRFGFDAAILFSDILVVPHALGQDLWFVEGEGPRLKPVTTPADVAALRTDLDPEKIGAVLETVARVRAALPSETALLGFCGAPWTVATYMVAGRGTPDQAPALDLAAQQPELFAEIIDLLVAQSTRYLVNQLKAGADAVQIFDSWAGALVRDEALYRRWCLEPISRIVQGVRSEIPKALIIGFPKGSGRFYPLFAAESCVDAVGLDQGVALDRARDVQAIRPVQGNLDPGVLLSGGDALDHAIDAILGAFRGRPHVFNLGHGILPQTPIPHVERLVKRVRDGLG
- a CDS encoding pyruvate, water dikinase regulatory protein produces the protein MSRSYFHIHLVSDSTGETLIAVSRAAAAQYEGISAIEHVYPLVRSKAQLERVIAEIDAAPGIVLYTLVEPDLAAMLEAACAAASSPCLHVLDPVQRLFESYLGMASQARPGAQHTLNADYFRRIEAMNFTLMHDDGQMADDVDAADVVLLGVSRTSKTPTSIYLANRGIKTANIPLVPGVPVPPQVMEARKPLIVGLIATPERIVEIRRNRLLSLRADEDSDYVDRDMVAEEIAQSRRLCSRNNWPVIDVTRRSIEETAATIIELHRDHRLKFIAL
- a CDS encoding Maf family protein, giving the protein MTSTNLWLSPDALILASTSATRRSLLSAAGILLETDDPAVDERAVEAPLKAAGALPRDVALALARAKALAVSQNHSKRLVLGADQTLDCEGRSFSKPGNMEAAHRQLMDLAGRTHHLHAAAALARDGEIVFETIASAALTMRPIDAAFVTRYLATAGEAVTRSVGGYQLEGLGIHLFSAITGDHFTILGLPLLSILPALRREGVLA
- a CDS encoding shikimate dehydrogenase; this translates as MSATLPKACVIGHPIGHSRSPLIHGHWLHEHGLAGAYEKVDVAPDDVAAFVMNLSEHGYVGANVTVPHKEAVIPHITHLSDTAVALGAANTLWLNEDGELCGDNTDVAGFLGNLDEHAPGWDARTEVALVLGAGGAAKAVVYALLTRGVQRVVIANRSLGRAEALAERFKGSSNGRVEVTPWQDLDKLLPHTKLLVNATSLGMFGQDRLAIDLSGLSVNAVVNDIVYVPLETELLAQARARGILGVDGLGMLLHQAVPGFERWFGILPRVTPRLREHIEADVLRQYPTT
- the coaE gene encoding dephospho-CoA kinase (Dephospho-CoA kinase (CoaE) performs the final step in coenzyme A biosynthesis.), whose product is MTFILGLTGSIGMGKSTTAAMFKARGIPVHDSDEAVHRLYQGAAVPLIEAAFPGTTTDGVVDRAKLGAIVIGHPDRMARLEQLIHPLVRADRDAVLAEARRSGAALMVFDIPLLYETGAEKDCDAVLVVTASPDIQRARVLARPGMTPERFAMIHVKQLPDAEKRRRADFIVDTGLGLAEAEAQVDAIIARIRARTSERRGD
- the dnaQ gene encoding DNA polymerase III subunit epsilon yields the protein MREIVLDTETTGLDHLTGDRIVEIGGVELINHLPTGRTFHKYINPQYPVAPAAFDVHGLSNEFLSDKPLFQDVAAEFMEFIADARLVIHNAAFDVGFLDSELTRLGFPRIEAANVVDTLMLARRKHPGGQNSLDALCSRYGIDNSRRTKHGALLDSEILADVYLELIGGRQTDLGLAVAGAARAAITLVEGSLRAMQRPEPLASFLTDAEREAHRSFVTGLGEAAIWRRYGLTSEA
- the secB gene encoding protein-export chaperone SecB → MTDTSTNGTGAPTDTAPSLNALAQYIKDLSFENPNAPRSLTPQQQGPEISIQVNVGANQLAETDFEVDLTLEGKATIGNDVLFVFELVYGGVFRLRNIPQEHLHPTVMIECPRLLFPFARQIVADSVRNGGFPPLFIDPIDFAALYRQKLAEVQPQQPAAQA
- a CDS encoding Tim44/TimA family putative adaptor protein; translation: MQDGFDVTTIVFLALAVFVIWRLRSVLGQRTGNERPPQDPFARRDPPMKPANGSANGDNVVRLPGAANDTGLGGEGNPNRWKGIAEPGTPLAAGLDGLVRVEPSFNPQEFLAGAKMAYEMIVMAFAQGDRKTLKGLLSKEVFEGFDREIGEREKRGEKIETTFVSIDGADLLAVDLKGKLAQATVRFTSKLITATRDASGTVVDGSAETVVTVTDVWTFARTLGGRDPNWQLVATEAAQ
- a CDS encoding MltA domain-containing protein, producing MLKRFLLALSAGGILTFGGLLPAFSAPPTEVGGARLEPVPFETLGGWRRDDHRAAFATFRRSCEAIQKSGDQQRWITPSSSALIGICQRGLKHPPKTRSAARRFFEQNFAAFRIVTPKGSGFLTGYFEPEYRGRLQPDDLFSTPLLGRPADLITFADGERLPAPHTALTAARRTTSGALEPYPDRAAIEDGVLGPKAQPLVYLDPIDAFLAHVQGSVRVRIDDGRIIRLAYAARNGHPYSSLGRMVALETGLPPAELNTPKLVAWLKANPDAGRRLMRQNRSYIFFRVANELDPKRGPLGGSSVQLVPGRSLAIDRNLWSYGLPFWIDAELPQPDESTKPFQKLMIAQDTGSAILGPARGDIFFGSGPAAGDKAGLIRHPGQFIVLLPREIPRPSGADR